One window from the genome of Bufo bufo chromosome 4, aBufBuf1.1, whole genome shotgun sequence encodes:
- the HLX gene encoding H2.0-like homeobox protein isoform X2, with the protein MYATGLAPFYAASHFNLWSAYCSGGAGGGAGFPPLDPGKKPSFCIADILHVGDPDSPPGSSGLTAHLGILHPAQYQQAGSPLRPTPVTPDSAAAFHHRLSPLSPYQPHRSLCSSSSSSNPRIQHGGSQLAPSSKDLKFGIDRILSAEFDPKVKEGNTLRGPYAVLTKDTMPQTYKRKRSWSRAVFSNLQRKGLEKRFEVQKYVTKPDRKQLAAMLGLTDAQVKVWFQNRRMKWRHSKEAQAQKDKEKEDSEKCEAPCAAEEVDIGRSNTPYRSDGDSDSSDSDLLDMMPSDTERTEGGGSETQQTSVIRSPSTTDLSTQQAAPCPETPDSHSPSLH; encoded by the exons ATGTATGCCACTGGGCTGGCTCCCTTCTATGCAGCTTCTCATTTCAATCTATGGTCTGCCTATTGCTCTGGGGGTGCAGGAGGGGGTGCTGGATTCCCCCCACTAGACCCCGGGAAGAAGCCCTCATTTTGCATCGCTGACATTCTGCATGTTGGGGATCCTGACAGCCCCCCTGGTTCCTCTGGCCTGACAGCTCACCTGGGGATCCTCCACCCTGCACAGTACCAGCAAGCAGGGTCCCCCCTTAGACCTACCCCAGTCACCCCAGACTCTGCTGCCGCCTTCCACCACAGGCTTTCTCCTCTGTCCCCCTACCAGCCCCATAGATCCctatgcagcagcagcagcagcagcaaccccAGGATACAGCATGGCGGCTCCCAGCTGGCTCCTTCCAGCAAAGACCTCAAGTTCGGGATTGATCGGATCCTGTCCGCAGAGTTTGATCCTAAGGTGAAAGAAGGGAACACACTGCGAG GTCCCTATGCAGTGCTCACCAAGGACACCATGCCCCAGACCTACAAGAGGAAGAGATCCTGGTCCAGAGCTGTCTTCTCTAATCTACAGAGGAAAGGGCTGGAGAAGAGGTTCGAGGTGCAGAAGTATGTCACCAAGCCTGACCGGAAGCAGCTGGCGGCCATGCTGGGCCTCACTGATGCCCAG GTGAAGGTTTGGTTCCAGAACAGGCGCATGAAATGGAGGCATTCGAAAGAGGCGCAGGCACAAAAGGACAAAGAGAAGGAGGACAGTGAGAAGTGCGaagccccctgtgctgctgaagaAGTGGACATAGGCAGGAGCAATACCCCTTACAGATCTGATGGGGACAGTGACTCCAGTGACTCTGACCTGCTGGACATGATGCCCAGTGACACTGAAAGGACTGAAGGTGGTGGCTCTGAGACTCAGCAAACCAGTGTCATCAGGTCCCCCTCCACCACCGACCTCTCCACACAGCAGGCTGCCCCTTGCCCAGAGACCCCCGACTCACACAGCCCCTCTCTGCATTAA
- the HLX gene encoding H2.0-like homeobox protein isoform X1: protein MYATGLAPFYAASHFNLWSAYCSGGAGGGAGFPPLDPGKKPSFCIADILHVGDPDSPPGSSGLTAHLGILHPAQYQQAGSPLRPTPVTPDSAAAFHHRLSPLSPYQPHRSLCSSSSSSNPRIQHGGSQLAPSSKDLKFGIDRILSAEFDPKVKEGNTLRDLTSLISSGRQSGVHAPHMQSTAGQFFASLEPLTETTSILGQLNTNQRNSMQQQFQDTFPGPYAVLTKDTMPQTYKRKRSWSRAVFSNLQRKGLEKRFEVQKYVTKPDRKQLAAMLGLTDAQVKVWFQNRRMKWRHSKEAQAQKDKEKEDSEKCEAPCAAEEVDIGRSNTPYRSDGDSDSSDSDLLDMMPSDTERTEGGGSETQQTSVIRSPSTTDLSTQQAAPCPETPDSHSPSLH, encoded by the exons ATGTATGCCACTGGGCTGGCTCCCTTCTATGCAGCTTCTCATTTCAATCTATGGTCTGCCTATTGCTCTGGGGGTGCAGGAGGGGGTGCTGGATTCCCCCCACTAGACCCCGGGAAGAAGCCCTCATTTTGCATCGCTGACATTCTGCATGTTGGGGATCCTGACAGCCCCCCTGGTTCCTCTGGCCTGACAGCTCACCTGGGGATCCTCCACCCTGCACAGTACCAGCAAGCAGGGTCCCCCCTTAGACCTACCCCAGTCACCCCAGACTCTGCTGCCGCCTTCCACCACAGGCTTTCTCCTCTGTCCCCCTACCAGCCCCATAGATCCctatgcagcagcagcagcagcagcaaccccAGGATACAGCATGGCGGCTCCCAGCTGGCTCCTTCCAGCAAAGACCTCAAGTTCGGGATTGATCGGATCCTGTCCGCAGAGTTTGATCCTAAGGTGAAAGAAGGGAACACACTGCGAG ATCTGACCTCATTAATCAGCTCAGGCCGCCAGTCAGGGGTCCATGCCCCCCACATGCAGTCCACAGCCGGACAGTTCTTCGCCTCCCTAGAGCCCCTCACAGAGACCACCTCAATCCTGGGCCAGCTTAATACAAACCAAAGGAACTCAATGCAGCAGCAGTTCCAGGACACCTTCCCAG GTCCCTATGCAGTGCTCACCAAGGACACCATGCCCCAGACCTACAAGAGGAAGAGATCCTGGTCCAGAGCTGTCTTCTCTAATCTACAGAGGAAAGGGCTGGAGAAGAGGTTCGAGGTGCAGAAGTATGTCACCAAGCCTGACCGGAAGCAGCTGGCGGCCATGCTGGGCCTCACTGATGCCCAG GTGAAGGTTTGGTTCCAGAACAGGCGCATGAAATGGAGGCATTCGAAAGAGGCGCAGGCACAAAAGGACAAAGAGAAGGAGGACAGTGAGAAGTGCGaagccccctgtgctgctgaagaAGTGGACATAGGCAGGAGCAATACCCCTTACAGATCTGATGGGGACAGTGACTCCAGTGACTCTGACCTGCTGGACATGATGCCCAGTGACACTGAAAGGACTGAAGGTGGTGGCTCTGAGACTCAGCAAACCAGTGTCATCAGGTCCCCCTCCACCACCGACCTCTCCACACAGCAGGCTGCCCCTTGCCCAGAGACCCCCGACTCACACAGCCCCTCTCTGCATTAA